The Deltaproteobacteria bacterium genome has a segment encoding these proteins:
- the mraZ gene encoding division/cell wall cluster transcriptional repressor MraZ encodes MHFRGRFEFTVDPKGRVNIPSKFREILQKNGEDFVVITNLDGCLLVYPQSEWLRIEERVARAPSMNVNVSNFVRFFLGSASEVAIDKQGRILVPQSLRDYAQFERDVVIMGVGKRFEIWSKDAYFNNFRESVEMLKDEKAREEIQNIVGI; translated from the coding sequence ATGCATTTTCGGGGGAGATTCGAATTCACGGTGGATCCCAAGGGGAGAGTAAACATCCCATCAAAGTTCAGGGAGATTCTTCAGAAAAACGGTGAGGATTTTGTCGTCATTACGAATCTGGACGGGTGCCTCCTGGTCTATCCCCAGTCGGAGTGGTTGAGAATTGAGGAGAGGGTTGCCCGGGCCCCGTCGATGAATGTAAATGTCTCCAATTTCGTTAGGTTTTTTCTCGGAAGCGCTTCCGAGGTGGCGATCGACAAGCAGGGGCGGATCCTCGTGCCGCAATCCCTCAGGGACTATGCGCAATTCGAGAGAGATGTGGTCATCATGGGGGTGGGGAAGAGGTTTGAAATCTGGTCCAAGGACGCTTATTTCAACAACTTCAGGGAATCCGTGGAGATGTTGAAAGACGAAAAGGCGCGGGAGGAGATTCAAAATATCGTTGGCATATGA
- a CDS encoding reverse transcriptase-like protein yields MKYFLYIDGASRGNPGKSGAGYVVKNVKGEEVGSGSRYIGIQTNNYAEYTALLHGLELSCEIGIRDVEILSDSQLLVRQLQGEYKVRSPNIDPLYRRALKLLENFNSATIVHIDRERNREADQLANLAIDRADDTS; encoded by the coding sequence GTGAAGTACTTCCTCTACATCGACGGTGCTTCCCGCGGAAATCCGGGAAAATCGGGGGCAGGATATGTGGTGAAGAACGTGAAGGGGGAGGAGGTTGGCTCGGGAAGCAGGTACATCGGCATTCAAACAAACAATTATGCAGAATACACAGCGCTTCTCCACGGCCTGGAGCTTTCATGCGAGATCGGCATTCGCGACGTGGAGATCCTCTCCGACTCACAGCTGCTCGTGAGGCAATTACAGGGCGAATATAAAGTTCGCTCCCCAAACATCGATCCGCTATACAGAAGGGCTTTGAAATTGTTGGAAAATTTTAATTCTGCTACAATAGTTCACATAGACCGGGAACGCAACCGGGAAGCGGACCAACTGGCAAACCTGGCGATAGACAGGGCAGATGATACGTCCTGA
- a CDS encoding Nif3-like dinuclear metal center hexameric protein — translation MVESKRPAVKDILMALDKRFPFGRAASWDNVGLLAGEKGKKVERILVSVDVTPRLIDRAISSQYDLIITHHPLFLEPVRRVTDEAEEGLLLVKILRNGISLICAHTNADLSPVGVSRELAERIGLVNQSPLGVATRVKQHKVVVFVPPADVGKVLGQAFLAGAGQIGQYTSCSFRTAGTGTFFPEQEARPYLGEVGELNSVAEERVEFVADDRVLPGVLDAVKKSHPYEEPAIDVYPLATELPDGWLGIRGELSREMTLEEFLTHVRDSVRPTTIRHTGDLGTTVRKVGVLAGSGGGFVENVVGTDVDVFVTGDLKHHQAHRLAHASIIAVDIGHFDSEKFIMERFKDVIEEDFGGSVTVDTFDEPTEYMRVFR, via the coding sequence GTGGTCGAGTCGAAAAGGCCCGCAGTCAAAGATATACTGATGGCCCTGGACAAAAGATTTCCTTTTGGACGGGCTGCTTCCTGGGATAATGTAGGGTTGTTAGCAGGAGAAAAAGGAAAGAAGGTAGAGAGGATACTCGTTTCCGTTGACGTGACGCCTCGCCTGATCGATCGGGCCATCTCATCCCAATACGATCTCATCATCACTCACCACCCGCTGTTTCTGGAGCCTGTGAGGCGGGTGACCGACGAGGCAGAGGAAGGCCTTTTACTCGTCAAGATCTTACGAAATGGCATTTCCCTTATTTGCGCCCATACCAATGCCGACCTCTCGCCCGTGGGCGTGTCGAGGGAGCTTGCAGAGAGGATCGGCCTCGTGAACCAGTCCCCCCTGGGGGTGGCGACGAGGGTAAAGCAGCATAAAGTTGTGGTCTTCGTGCCTCCGGCCGACGTGGGAAAGGTGCTGGGGCAGGCTTTCCTTGCGGGAGCAGGACAGATCGGCCAGTACACGTCCTGCTCGTTCAGGACAGCCGGAACGGGGACATTTTTTCCTGAGCAGGAGGCCCGCCCGTACCTGGGGGAGGTGGGAGAGCTAAACAGCGTTGCGGAGGAGCGGGTCGAGTTCGTCGCAGACGACAGGGTGCTGCCGGGTGTTCTCGATGCGGTCAAGAAATCTCACCCTTACGAAGAGCCGGCAATTGATGTATATCCCCTGGCCACGGAGCTGCCTGACGGCTGGCTCGGGATCAGGGGCGAACTTTCCCGCGAGATGACCCTGGAAGAGTTTCTCACCCACGTCAGGGACTCGGTCAGGCCGACGACGATCAGGCACACCGGTGACCTCGGCACCACGGTACGGAAGGTGGGAGTCCTTGCCGGAAGCGGCGGGGGGTTTGTGGAGAACGTGGTCGGCACCGATGTCGACGTCTTCGTAACGGGAGACCTGAAGCACCATCAGGCACACCGGCTTGCTCACGCATCCATCATCGCTGTGGACATCGGGCACTTCGATTCCGAGAAGTTCATCATGGAAAGGTTCAAAGATGTCATCGAGGAGGATTTCGGAGGTTCAGTCACCGTCGACACCTTCGATGAGCCGACTGAATACATGAGGGTTTTCCGATGA
- the rpoD gene encoding RNA polymerase sigma factor RpoD encodes MPRKRGADSIQGLIKKGKKQGYILVDELNNAIPRDVVNPDHIEDIMEIFGENDIEIVDSVQNLKLPSLKLAYDGMVEEQEEEQRVDLGAVKSNDPVRLYLKEMGSIPLLNREGEIELAKRIEQGEREIISAVKSCPIAMEEVFGLGEMLRAGELSIREVLKDLDDDSSDDEEEEFLQKTLDTIDVLKRKSKLVDKYAKELAAKNVSEKRKERVRKRLIKTNDEIDDSLNSIHLKDRKVEEICRKIRKYVNSIEENESILMDFSESMIMDPGDFLKVMKKANSEDKGLGRAAMRLRTKKEELLKLERVVRKAMDNIKSIEEQSGISAGELKNILNNIEQGDRKINNAKQALIEANLRLVVSIAKKYTNRGLQFLDLIQEGNIGLMKAVDKFEYKRGYKFSTYATWWIRQAITRAIADQARTIRIPVHMIETINKLIRTSRYLVQELGREPSPVEIAGRMDIPLEKVRKVLKIAKEPISLETPIGEEEDSHLGDFIEDKNTVSPTDSVINLDLADQIRRVLATLTPREEKVLRMRFGIGEKSDHTLEEVGQDFDVTRERIRQIEAKALRKLRHKTRARILKTFTE; translated from the coding sequence ATGCCGAGAAAGCGCGGTGCAGATTCAATCCAGGGTTTGATAAAAAAAGGGAAGAAGCAGGGGTATATTCTCGTTGATGAGCTGAACAATGCGATTCCAAGGGATGTGGTGAACCCGGACCATATCGAGGATATCATGGAGATTTTCGGCGAAAACGACATCGAAATTGTCGACTCTGTCCAGAACCTGAAACTCCCTTCTCTCAAGCTTGCCTACGATGGGATGGTCGAGGAGCAGGAGGAGGAGCAACGGGTCGACCTCGGGGCGGTAAAGAGCAATGACCCCGTCCGGCTCTACCTGAAGGAGATGGGTTCGATTCCCCTTCTCAACCGGGAGGGGGAGATCGAGCTTGCAAAGAGGATAGAGCAGGGGGAAAGGGAAATAATTTCAGCAGTCAAGAGCTGTCCCATTGCCATGGAGGAGGTCTTCGGGCTGGGAGAGATGCTCAGAGCCGGGGAGTTGAGTATCAGGGAGGTTTTGAAGGATCTCGATGATGATTCTTCCGATGATGAAGAGGAGGAATTTTTGCAAAAGACCCTCGATACGATTGATGTTCTGAAGAGAAAATCGAAGCTCGTGGACAAGTATGCGAAGGAGCTTGCGGCAAAAAACGTAAGCGAGAAGAGAAAGGAGAGGGTCAGAAAAAGGCTCATCAAAACCAATGATGAGATAGATGACTCTCTGAATTCTATTCACTTAAAAGACAGGAAAGTAGAGGAGATCTGCAGGAAGATACGGAAATACGTGAACAGCATCGAGGAAAACGAGTCGATCCTGATGGATTTTTCCGAGAGCATGATTATGGACCCGGGAGATTTTCTCAAGGTGATGAAAAAGGCGAATTCCGAGGATAAGGGATTGGGCAGGGCGGCCATGAGGTTGAGGACCAAGAAGGAAGAGCTCTTGAAACTCGAAAGGGTGGTCAGAAAGGCTATGGACAACATCAAGAGCATCGAAGAGCAGAGCGGAATCTCGGCCGGGGAGCTGAAAAACATCCTCAACAACATTGAGCAGGGCGACAGGAAGATCAACAACGCCAAGCAGGCACTGATCGAGGCGAACCTCCGCCTCGTGGTGAGCATTGCGAAGAAATACACGAACAGGGGCCTTCAGTTTCTCGACCTGATTCAGGAGGGCAACATCGGGCTGATGAAGGCAGTCGACAAGTTCGAGTACAAGCGGGGGTACAAATTCAGCACCTACGCCACCTGGTGGATTCGCCAGGCAATTACCAGGGCTATCGCAGACCAGGCGAGGACGATCAGGATTCCCGTCCACATGATCGAGACCATCAACAAGCTCATCAGGACCTCCCGGTACCTCGTGCAAGAGCTTGGCAGGGAACCCTCTCCGGTTGAGATCGCCGGCAGGATGGACATTCCCCTGGAGAAGGTGAGGAAGGTCCTGAAGATAGCCAAGGAGCCCATATCCCTCGAAACCCCCATCGGCGAGGAGGAGGACAGCCATCTCGGGGATTTCATAGAGGACAAGAATACCGTTTCACCCACCGATTCCGTGATCAACCTGGACCTGGCGGACCAGATCAGAAGGGTGCTTGCCACCCTCACCCCGCGGGAGGAGAAGGTGCTGAGGATGCGTTTCGGAATCGGGGAAAAATCGGACCACACCCTCGAAGAGGTCGGCCAGGACTTCGATGTGACGCGCGAGAGAATCAGGCAGATCGAAGCGAAGGCCCTGAGGAAGTTGCGGCATAAAACCCGGGCAAGGATACTCAAGACCTTCACGGAGTGA
- a CDS encoding DNA primase, with amino-acid sequence MNGRISRRTLEELRLRSDIVGLVSEYVDLRRAGSSLKGLCPFHREKTPSFFVSSEKGVFHCFGCGTGGDSISFLMQLKKLEYRDAVEELCARAGVEVVVEGGRDDSDTVRTMFDINRFAADFYHNLLFQKGNRANTYLQERGIEEDTARELLIGYGGRGRRELARAIAIEGLDANIAVESGLLLKRKNGELVDRFAGRIIFPIFTVTGKIAGFAGRSMDDAGPKYINSSESRIYRKKNLLYGLNLSGRFIREEGKVFVVEGYTDWLILWQAGIKNVVATCGTAVTPGHFRELKRISDKVVLLFDGDMAGKKAAVRSVSPAYEAGVSPLVFFPPGRLDPDEWVRKAGVEEVRRELAEAKLLMEYIIEAAMKKFDLKILSHQLDYVRLVGKYLKNVKDPVEREIYVKEISSKLDLSGDEIRKWVASRETPGRLRSVGENIEGDMRINFEEALVGLLLKHPALAGKEAARKALSSLEDPELAEIGKKIIAESGETGTDIESSILIEGEEYASRASRAVLVYEQFFPEEREENLQKILVFMELKQRERKLAKLADDLREEESDGRRGEILKLQMELKREIEEIRKNL; translated from the coding sequence ATGAATGGGAGGATTTCCAGAAGGACTTTGGAGGAACTCAGGTTACGGTCCGATATTGTCGGCCTGGTTTCCGAGTATGTAGATCTCAGGAGGGCGGGATCGAGTTTGAAGGGGCTCTGCCCGTTTCACCGGGAAAAGACACCCTCCTTCTTCGTGAGCTCCGAAAAAGGGGTCTTTCACTGCTTCGGTTGCGGCACGGGAGGGGATTCTATCTCTTTTTTGATGCAGCTGAAGAAACTGGAATACCGCGATGCCGTCGAAGAACTGTGTGCTCGTGCGGGTGTGGAAGTCGTCGTGGAAGGAGGGAGGGATGACTCCGATACCGTCAGGACCATGTTCGACATCAACCGCTTCGCTGCCGATTTTTATCACAACCTTTTATTTCAAAAAGGTAACAGGGCGAATACATATTTGCAAGAAAGGGGCATCGAGGAGGATACGGCTCGAGAGCTGCTCATCGGGTATGGCGGAAGGGGCAGGAGGGAACTCGCCAGGGCGATTGCCATCGAAGGCCTCGATGCAAACATCGCCGTGGAAAGCGGGCTTCTTCTCAAAAGAAAGAACGGCGAGCTAGTCGACCGGTTTGCCGGAAGGATTATATTCCCCATATTTACCGTGACCGGGAAAATTGCGGGATTTGCGGGCAGGTCGATGGATGATGCCGGGCCAAAGTACATAAACAGTTCAGAATCAAGGATTTACAGAAAGAAAAACCTTCTCTACGGGCTGAACCTTTCCGGGAGATTCATCAGGGAAGAGGGGAAGGTTTTCGTGGTGGAGGGTTATACGGACTGGCTCATTCTGTGGCAGGCGGGAATCAAGAATGTCGTTGCTACCTGCGGCACAGCCGTTACCCCGGGCCATTTCCGGGAACTGAAGAGAATTTCCGATAAGGTGGTGCTGCTTTTCGACGGTGACATGGCGGGGAAAAAGGCGGCCGTTCGGTCCGTTTCGCCTGCTTACGAGGCGGGGGTCTCCCCCCTGGTCTTCTTTCCCCCCGGGAGACTCGACCCCGACGAATGGGTGAGAAAGGCGGGGGTGGAAGAGGTCAGGAGGGAACTGGCGGAAGCAAAGCTTCTCATGGAATACATCATTGAGGCAGCGATGAAAAAGTTTGACCTGAAAATACTTTCCCACCAGCTCGACTACGTGAGGCTGGTGGGCAAGTACCTGAAAAACGTGAAAGATCCCGTGGAAAGGGAAATTTACGTAAAGGAGATATCATCGAAGCTCGACCTCTCAGGGGACGAGATAAGAAAGTGGGTTGCATCCCGGGAAACTCCGGGCCGGCTTCGGTCTGTGGGGGAAAATATCGAGGGGGATATGCGGATAAACTTCGAGGAGGCACTTGTCGGTTTGCTGCTGAAGCACCCGGCGCTGGCGGGTAAAGAGGCCGCGAGGAAGGCCCTCTCCTCCCTCGAGGACCCGGAACTTGCCGAAATAGGGAAGAAAATCATTGCCGAATCGGGTGAAACTGGAACGGATATTGAATCGTCTATCTTAATAGAGGGCGAAGAGTATGCCTCGAGGGCCTCGAGGGCCGTTCTCGTTTATGAGCAGTTTTTTCCCGAAGAAAGGGAGGAAAACCTGCAAAAAATATTGGTTTTCATGGAACTGAAGCAAAGAGAGAGAAAGCTTGCAAAACTGGCCGATGACCTTCGTGAGGAAGAAAGTGACGGCAGGCGAGGCGAGATATTGAAGCTCCAGATGGAATTGAAGAGAGAAATTGAGGAAATAAGAAAAAACTTGTAA
- a CDS encoding GatB/YqeY domain-containing protein, which translates to MSLKERLKQDMVSATKSRDLVALSTLRLLLASVKNREIELREEAEDGEIVKIIATNIKQRKESIELYEKGGRQDLVEKEKKEIDVLETYLPPKMDRDEIIALIKDVIKDLEARGMQDLGRVMKDIMPRVAGRAEGKEVSDLVRDLLSK; encoded by the coding sequence ATGTCCCTCAAGGAAAGGCTAAAACAGGATATGGTTAGCGCTACGAAATCACGTGATTTGGTAGCGCTTTCTACTTTACGGCTTCTGCTTGCGTCCGTTAAAAACAGGGAGATCGAGTTGCGCGAAGAGGCGGAAGACGGGGAAATAGTGAAGATCATCGCAACGAACATCAAGCAGAGAAAGGAATCGATAGAGCTCTATGAAAAAGGGGGAAGGCAGGATTTAGTCGAGAAGGAGAAAAAGGAGATAGATGTCCTCGAGACCTACCTGCCCCCGAAGATGGACAGAGATGAGATTATCGCGCTCATAAAGGACGTCATAAAAGATCTGGAAGCCCGGGGCATGCAGGACCTGGGCAGGGTCATGAAGGATATAATGCCCAGGGTTGCCGGGAGGGCAGAGGGGAAAGAAGTGAGCGATCTCGTCAGGGATCTTCTCTCAAAATAA
- a CDS encoding 30S ribosomal protein S21 — protein MPGVKVREGESFEMALKRFKKQCERAGILSEIRKREYYEKPSVKKKKKMLAAKKRALKKMRKMIV, from the coding sequence ATGCCAGGCGTCAAGGTAAGAGAGGGTGAATCCTTCGAGATGGCCCTGAAGCGCTTCAAGAAGCAGTGCGAGAGGGCCGGGATTCTGTCGGAGATAAGAAAGAGGGAATACTACGAAAAACCGAGCGTGAAGAAGAAAAAGAAGATGCTCGCAGCCAAGAAAAGGGCACTCAAGAAGATGAGAAAAATGATTGTTTGA
- a CDS encoding HIT domain-containing protein codes for MVDCIFCKIIEKDIPATVVWEDDAVIAFNDINPVAPVHVLIVPKKHMVNLNDVQESDGDLLGRMLLVASRIAREKGIHEKGYRTVINNGGEGGQIVMHLHMHLIGGKQLGHKMG; via the coding sequence GTGGTTGACTGCATCTTTTGCAAAATCATAGAGAAGGATATACCGGCAACCGTCGTGTGGGAGGACGATGCGGTGATCGCCTTCAACGACATCAACCCTGTCGCTCCCGTCCATGTGCTGATCGTTCCAAAAAAGCACATGGTCAATTTGAATGACGTACAGGAAAGCGACGGGGACCTTCTCGGGCGCATGCTTCTCGTGGCGTCGAGGATAGCCAGAGAAAAGGGAATACACGAAAAGGGCTACCGGACGGTTATCAATAACGGCGGCGAGGGAGGCCAGATCGTCATGCACCTCCACATGCACCTTATCGGCGGAAAGCAGCTTGGCCATAAAATGGGATAA
- the hisI gene encoding phosphoribosyl-AMP cyclohydrolase, with protein sequence MPEGRQMNLEELLSRITFDRSGLAPVVTQDVSDNTVLMVAYVNAEAIRLTWEKRVAHYFSRSRNRLWLKGETSGNVQEIDEILYDCDIDTLLYRVKPKGPACHTGERTCFYRKLT encoded by the coding sequence ATGCCGGAGGGAAGGCAGATGAATCTGGAAGAGCTCCTATCACGAATAACCTTCGACAGGTCCGGCCTCGCACCCGTCGTGACACAGGATGTGTCCGACAATACGGTTTTGATGGTGGCCTACGTGAACGCCGAGGCGATACGTCTGACCTGGGAAAAAAGGGTGGCCCACTACTTCAGCCGGTCGCGCAACAGGTTGTGGTTGAAAGGGGAAACCTCGGGCAATGTGCAGGAGATCGATGAAATATTGTACGACTGCGATATCGATACGCTGCTCTACCGGGTCAAGCCGAAGGGGCCGGCCTGCCACACCGGTGAAAGGACATGTTTCTATAGAAAGTTGACGTAA
- the hisF gene encoding imidazole glycerol phosphate synthase subunit HisF → MLTRRIIPCLDVRDGRVVKGVNFVDLRDAGDPVEVAERYDEEGADELTFLDITASHEKRGIILNVVERTAERVFMPLTVGGGIRILDDIRDLLRAGADKVSINTTAVIDPGFVGKASRRFGSQCIVVAIDARRVPGGGGKFEVYTHGGRNPTGIDAVRWARKVWKLGAGEILLTSMDRDGTKDGYDIELTKAITGEVGIPVIASGGVGTLEHLYEGIAEGNADAVLAASIFHYCEHTIGEAKEYLLKKGVPVRIVQ, encoded by the coding sequence ATGCTGACGAGAAGAATCATACCCTGCCTCGATGTGCGAGACGGCCGTGTGGTGAAAGGGGTGAACTTCGTTGACCTTCGCGACGCGGGAGATCCCGTCGAGGTAGCAGAGCGATATGACGAGGAGGGTGCCGACGAACTCACCTTTCTCGACATAACGGCCTCACACGAAAAAAGAGGCATCATCCTAAACGTCGTTGAAAGGACAGCCGAGAGGGTTTTCATGCCCCTTACGGTGGGGGGAGGGATCAGAATTCTCGATGATATCCGGGACCTCCTCCGGGCCGGCGCGGACAAGGTTTCGATCAACACGACTGCGGTTATCGATCCCGGCTTCGTGGGGAAAGCGTCTCGAAGGTTCGGCAGTCAGTGCATCGTTGTTGCCATCGACGCCAGGAGGGTTCCCGGCGGGGGAGGGAAGTTTGAGGTCTACACCCACGGAGGCAGAAATCCCACCGGCATCGATGCCGTGCGGTGGGCCAGGAAGGTCTGGAAACTGGGGGCGGGCGAGATACTCTTGACCAGCATGGACAGGGATGGTACAAAGGACGGTTACGATATCGAGTTGACGAAGGCGATAACCGGGGAGGTGGGGATACCGGTGATAGCCTCGGGTGGGGTAGGCACGCTCGAGCACCTCTATGAGGGTATCGCAGAGGGGAACGCCGATGCAGTGCTCGCGGCATCGATCTTCCACTACTGCGAACATACCATCGGGGAGGCCAAAGAGTACCTGCTCAAAAAAGGCGTTCCCGTGAGGATAGTTCAGTGA
- the hisA gene encoding 1-(5-phosphoribosyl)-5-[(5-phosphoribosylamino)methylideneamino]imidazole-4-carboxamide isomerase: protein MGFQVIPAIDIMKGKCVRLRQGKKEEMTVFSDDPVIVARRWADLGAEMIHVVDLDGAFKGEPVNFGVIERMVADSGAKIQVGGGIRNFEIASRYFDAGVSKVILGTTIVRDRDEIRRIIDAYGERVLAAIDAVDGAVAIRGWVEVTGIRAVDLARDLEKRGLRSFIYTDISRDGMLEGPDFDRIESFAKSIEGHIIASGGVSQIEDIRRIKKISDTGAQKRIVGVIVGKALYSSKVDFAEARKAVGGT, encoded by the coding sequence ATGGGGTTCCAGGTCATACCGGCAATAGACATCATGAAGGGAAAGTGTGTCAGGCTCAGGCAGGGAAAAAAGGAAGAGATGACCGTCTTTTCCGACGACCCCGTAATCGTGGCCAGGAGGTGGGCCGATCTCGGCGCGGAGATGATTCACGTTGTCGATCTCGACGGAGCGTTCAAGGGGGAACCGGTCAACTTCGGGGTTATCGAAAGGATGGTTGCGGACTCGGGTGCGAAAATCCAGGTGGGGGGAGGGATAAGAAACTTCGAGATCGCGTCGAGGTACTTCGATGCGGGGGTGTCGAAGGTCATACTGGGGACGACCATCGTAAGGGACAGGGACGAAATCAGGAGGATCATAGATGCCTATGGGGAAAGGGTGCTGGCGGCGATCGATGCGGTGGACGGTGCGGTAGCAATCAGAGGATGGGTTGAAGTGACGGGTATTCGCGCCGTCGATTTGGCCCGGGATCTTGAAAAAAGGGGGCTCCGCTCTTTTATTTACACCGACATTTCACGGGACGGCATGCTCGAGGGGCCTGATTTTGACCGGATCGAGTCCTTCGCGAAAAGCATAGAGGGCCACATCATCGCTTCCGGGGGAGTGTCGCAGATCGAGGATATCCGGAGGATCAAGAAGATTTCGGATACAGGGGCTCAAAAGAGGATTGTGGGAGTAATCGTGGGGAAGGCCCTTTACTCCTCGAAGGTAGATTTTGCAGAAGCCAGGAAGGCGGTGGGTGGCACCTGA
- the hisH gene encoding imidazole glycerol phosphate synthase subunit HisH yields MGNLMSVSRAFLSLGYEVRIGEEASLLEGAAGLVLPGVGAFKDCMVNLEKKGLTGFLKDWFRAGKPFLGICLGLQLLFSESHEFGTHRGLDLLKGKVVRFADDMQNGNSPGEGGIWRTLKIPHMGWNRVNYPEESRFFRGIPQGSFFYFVHSYYVVPQEDIGTLMTEYGIDFVSGVARDNMLAVQFHPEKSQKVGLRLLSNFGEITMRDYERRA; encoded by the coding sequence ATGGGCAACCTGATGAGCGTGTCCAGGGCATTTCTTTCTCTTGGATACGAAGTCCGAATCGGTGAAGAGGCCTCGCTGCTCGAAGGTGCCGCCGGCCTGGTCCTGCCCGGCGTGGGGGCTTTCAAGGATTGCATGGTCAACCTGGAAAAGAAGGGGCTTACCGGGTTTCTCAAAGATTGGTTCCGTGCCGGGAAGCCTTTCCTGGGTATCTGTCTGGGGCTTCAGCTGCTCTTTTCCGAGAGCCACGAGTTCGGCACGCACAGGGGCCTGGACCTCCTGAAGGGAAAGGTGGTGAGATTCGCCGATGACATGCAAAACGGCAATTCTCCCGGGGAAGGGGGGATATGGCGCACGCTGAAGATTCCCCACATGGGCTGGAACAGGGTGAACTATCCCGAAGAGAGCAGGTTCTTCAGGGGCATCCCGCAGGGGTCGTTCTTTTATTTCGTCCACTCCTACTATGTGGTCCCCCAGGAAGACATCGGTACCTTGATGACTGAATATGGCATCGACTTTGTTTCGGGTGTGGCGAGGGATAACATGCTTGCCGTGCAGTTCCACCCGGAGAAGAGCCAGAAGGTGGGGCTGAGGCTTCTCTCAAATTTCGGGGAGATTACCATGAGAGATTACGAAAGGAGGGCCTGA
- the hisB gene encoding imidazoleglycerol-phosphate dehydratase HisB, whose protein sequence is MERKGKFSRSTKETSIDLSINLDGTGQYNVDTGVPFFDHMLSLLAKHGLFDLHVKATGDIEVDYHHLVEDTAIVLGAAVKEALGDLKGIKRYGFAAIPMIEAYAEVAVDISNRPHHVFRCEVQSEKVGRFDTELVEEFVRAFSQSSGVCVHVNVPYGSNAHHTIEAIFKAIGRALDMATLIDERTRGIPSTKGVM, encoded by the coding sequence ATGGAGAGAAAAGGGAAGTTCAGCAGGAGCACGAAGGAAACATCCATCGATTTGTCGATAAACCTCGACGGCACGGGCCAGTACAATGTGGATACGGGTGTTCCCTTTTTCGATCACATGCTCTCTCTGCTGGCGAAACATGGGCTTTTCGACCTGCATGTCAAGGCGACAGGAGACATCGAAGTCGATTACCACCACCTCGTGGAGGACACGGCAATCGTGCTGGGAGCGGCAGTGAAAGAGGCGCTGGGAGACCTCAAGGGTATCAAGCGGTACGGTTTCGCCGCTATCCCCATGATAGAGGCATACGCGGAGGTGGCGGTGGACATAAGCAACCGTCCCCACCACGTGTTCAGGTGCGAGGTGCAGAGCGAGAAGGTCGGGCGGTTCGACACGGAGCTGGTCGAGGAGTTCGTGCGTGCTTTCTCCCAGTCCTCGGGGGTGTGTGTCCACGTGAACGTGCCTTACGGGAGTAACGCGCACCACACCATTGAGGCGATATTCAAGGCAATCGGAAGGGCCCTCGATATGGCGACGCTCATTGATGAGCGGACCAGGGGCATTCCATCGACGAAAGGAGTCATGTGA